The Candidatus Cloacimonadota bacterium genome includes a window with the following:
- a CDS encoding protein tyrosine phosphatase, with product MRLLVQPSIRKLEKTILKNDFKDKTFLHYTGGMYGIGCTVSSQGAIRRILRLKGRDDHKGLIVLVPHLDWFEEEGVHIPPRLLPLMEQYWPGNLSLAFKCDDPRFEHLAVNGKVAFRVPKDDMLRFIIELLDEPIISTSVNIAKLPPENDLKKLTSIYENWFDYGFLPGKIQTNPDSLPSTLVEYIGSDEKGGEELKCLREGAIAFYGVKSSFEKPSIMFVCTANICRSPMAEKLFNHQAAKQGLDFLGDSCGLLPGGESISAGSLQLLLENGILEAKDHISKTCSPEMVQSSRLVLTMEARHRDFLRSNAPDMAEKILTLNEYLGFEGDIADPYGSNIDYYRETFEIIQDRILRLVQKLKNHKAGSVEKIGEIDGN from the coding sequence ATGCGACTTTTGGTGCAGCCCTCCATCAGAAAGCTGGAAAAGACTATCTTAAAAAATGACTTTAAAGATAAAACCTTTCTACATTACACCGGTGGGATGTATGGCATCGGCTGCACAGTTTCCTCCCAGGGAGCGATTCGGAGAATTCTGCGCTTGAAAGGGCGCGACGACCATAAAGGCCTCATCGTTCTGGTTCCGCATCTGGATTGGTTTGAGGAAGAGGGGGTTCATATTCCGCCCCGGCTGTTGCCGCTCATGGAACAATATTGGCCTGGAAACCTGAGCCTGGCTTTTAAATGTGATGATCCGCGTTTTGAACATCTGGCAGTGAATGGCAAAGTTGCCTTCCGTGTTCCCAAGGATGATATGTTGCGTTTCATCATCGAACTTTTGGACGAACCCATCATCAGCACCAGCGTGAACATTGCAAAACTGCCTCCGGAAAATGACCTGAAAAAGCTGACCAGCATCTATGAAAATTGGTTCGACTATGGCTTTCTGCCCGGCAAAATACAAACGAATCCAGATTCTTTGCCATCCACACTGGTGGAATATATCGGCAGCGATGAAAAAGGTGGGGAAGAGCTGAAATGCCTCAGGGAAGGCGCGATTGCGTTTTATGGGGTGAAAAGCTCTTTTGAAAAACCCAGTATCATGTTCGTTTGTACCGCAAATATCTGCCGCAGCCCGATGGCGGAAAAGCTGTTTAATCATCAAGCTGCCAAGCAGGGTCTGGATTTTCTGGGGGATTCCTGCGGACTTTTGCCCGGTGGCGAAAGCATTTCCGCGGGTTCTTTGCAATTGCTTCTGGAAAATGGAATCCTGGAAGCCAAGGATCATATTTCCAAAACCTGCAGCCCGGAGATGGTTCAATCCAGTCGCTTGGTTTTGACCATGGAAGCCCGCCATCGAGATTTTTTGCGGAGTAATGCACCCGATATGGCGGAAAAGATTTTGACTTTGAACGAATACCTGGGTTTTGAGGGTGACATTGCCGATCCTTACGGTTCCAACATCGATTATTATCGCGAAACTTTTGAAATAATACAAGATAGAATCCTGCGCTTGGTGCAAAAACTTAAAAACCACAAGGCCGGAAGCGTGGAAAAAATTGGAGAAATAGATGGAAATTAA
- the secF gene encoding protein translocase subunit SecF produces the protein MRLFNNSNFAFVQHRKVFYIISVILLLVSLAGVIVKGLNWSTDFKGGVSTIVNLKAKDPSVEPLHIDQLRKVINDAGFKDTEIQFIGSREDCTFQIKMGGEDDQAIKEQLLKVLNKDLADYTKNRDMDDEVIQEFNTVGARAGMEMRNKAVMAVGIALVLMVIYVGIRFEFTFGLMAILALFHDVFIIVGVFAWSGKEITMTIIAALLTIVGYSINDTIVIFDRIREDLKIYRKDDIPTIFNRSINATLSRTVITAGTTLLTSLALYFFGGPVIHDFALAMSLGILFGTYSSIFVASNLVLDAIKGTKRERRAVKQMTKKS, from the coding sequence ATGAGACTTTTTAATAACAGCAATTTCGCCTTCGTTCAGCATAGAAAAGTTTTTTACATCATTTCAGTAATCTTACTGCTTGTCTCCTTGGCCGGTGTGATTGTGAAAGGATTGAATTGGAGCACAGACTTCAAAGGTGGTGTGAGCACCATCGTGAATCTCAAGGCAAAAGATCCGTCTGTGGAGCCCCTGCACATTGATCAGCTTCGTAAGGTTATCAATGACGCCGGTTTTAAGGATACCGAGATCCAGTTTATCGGCAGCCGAGAGGATTGCACCTTCCAGATTAAAATGGGCGGAGAAGATGATCAAGCCATTAAAGAACAACTTCTTAAGGTGCTGAATAAAGATTTGGCTGATTATACCAAAAACCGCGACATGGACGATGAAGTGATTCAGGAATTCAACACAGTTGGCGCCAGAGCAGGAATGGAAATGCGCAACAAAGCCGTCATGGCGGTTGGCATTGCGCTGGTCTTGATGGTGATTTACGTTGGAATCCGTTTTGAATTCACCTTCGGTCTGATGGCGATTTTGGCACTTTTCCACGACGTTTTTATCATTGTGGGCGTGTTTGCCTGGTCAGGAAAAGAAATCACAATGACCATCATCGCGGCGCTGCTCACCATTGTGGGTTATTCCATCAATGACACCATCGTGATTTTCGACCGCATCCGTGAAGACCTCAAAATATATCGGAAAGATGACATACCCACGATTTTCAATCGTTCCATCAATGCCACGCTCAGCCGCACCGTGATTACAGCCGGAACCACACTGCTCACCTCACTGGCATTGTATTTCTTTGGCGGTCCCGTGATTCACGACTTTGCCTTGGCAATGAGCCTGGGAATCCTCTTTGGAACCTATTCCTCCATTTTTGTGGCCAGCAACCTTGTTTTGGATGCCATTAAGGGTACAAAACGGGAACGGCGCGCAGTGAAGCAAATGACCAAAAAATCATAA
- a CDS encoding peptidoglycan DD-metalloendopeptidase family protein → MKNKIITILALLLLVSALASDELSDKQKQLDKIQKDMQQAQNKISQNETKKKKNETVIKNVKLQKQKTDVELRRSQKTAQEKLQDLNSVTSELQSVEQHIRGLRSMQADQLDKMVRLSRKERALGIVQKNQRPLSVMAVQTTQELNNLGDTQYSLSHEQRNRVHQYSLASMDLKEKSTASGKLDKQAKNLQAEQNKLTREQQQLENRIAKLQKDKAQLESLIASLTSKPKPDGLEPTASKFSARTIAWPLKGRIIRSYGQETKAYNTSVVSNGIDIAVAEWTGVSAAADGTVIFSGSYGGQGKLLIIDHNNGFFTVYGYNNELLVSTGTVVKKGQTIAKSGMTGSAIEPSLHFEVRKDGKAVNPLSYLE, encoded by the coding sequence ATGAAAAATAAGATAATTACGATACTCGCCCTGCTTTTGCTGGTTTCTGCTCTTGCCAGTGACGAACTGAGCGACAAACAGAAGCAACTGGATAAGATTCAAAAAGATATGCAGCAGGCGCAGAACAAGATTTCGCAAAACGAAACCAAGAAGAAGAAGAACGAGACGGTGATTAAAAATGTCAAGCTGCAAAAACAGAAGACTGACGTTGAATTGCGCCGCAGCCAGAAAACCGCCCAGGAAAAATTGCAGGATCTGAATTCGGTTACTTCCGAGCTTCAGAGCGTGGAACAACATATTCGCGGGCTCAGATCAATGCAGGCGGATCAACTGGACAAAATGGTGCGCCTCTCCCGTAAAGAGCGTGCTTTGGGAATTGTTCAAAAAAATCAGCGTCCTCTTTCTGTGATGGCTGTGCAGACCACCCAAGAGCTCAACAACTTGGGAGACACACAATATTCACTTTCTCATGAACAGCGTAACCGGGTGCATCAATACAGTCTTGCCAGCATGGATCTCAAGGAAAAATCAACCGCCAGCGGCAAGCTGGACAAGCAGGCAAAAAATCTGCAGGCGGAGCAAAACAAGCTCACCCGGGAACAGCAGCAACTGGAAAACCGCATCGCCAAGTTGCAGAAGGACAAGGCTCAACTGGAATCGCTGATTGCCAGCCTCACCAGCAAACCGAAACCTGATGGGCTGGAGCCCACTGCCAGCAAGTTCAGCGCCCGCACCATTGCCTGGCCTCTGAAGGGACGCATTATCCGCAGTTACGGTCAGGAAACCAAAGCCTACAACACATCTGTGGTCTCGAACGGGATTGATATTGCGGTGGCTGAATGGACCGGTGTGTCGGCAGCGGCGGATGGAACTGTCATCTTTTCAGGCTCCTACGGTGGGCAGGGAAAACTGCTGATTATTGATCACAACAACGGTTTCTTCACTGTTTACGGATATAATAATGAGCTTTTGGTCTCCACCGGTACCGTGGTCAAAAAAGGCCAAACCATTGCCAAATCTGGCATGACGGGTTCCGCAATCGAGCCTTCGCTGCATTTTGAAGTTCGCAAGGACGGCAAGGCGGTCAATCCGCTTTCCTACCTGGAATAG